Genomic window (Bacillota bacterium):
CTTCCCGCGGATCCCGCGACGTTCCAACTCGGCCAGCGCCTCGCGCAGGACGCGGTCGTGGAGCGCCGGGTCGAGCTGCTCCTCCTCCGGCACCGGGTTGGCGACGAGCAGCGCCGACTCGCAGGCCAGCTCCGTCTGCGCCGCCATAATGGCCGCCACCTGCCCCTCCTCCTCCACGCTCCAGTCGAGCGCGAGGCCGCTGTCGCGGACGTAGAAGCCCGGAAACCGCCGCGTCCGCCAGCCCACCACGGCGACGCCCAGCGTCTCCAGGCGTTCCAGCGTGGCGGCCACGTCCAGGATCGATTTGACGCCGGCCGCCACCACGGTCACCGGTGTCCGCGCCAGGGTGACCAGGTCGTTGGACTCGTCCCAGCTCTCGCGCGCGTCGCGGTGGACGCCGCCCAGGCCACCGGTGGCCATCAGCCGGATGCCCGCCTTGGCGGCCAGCCAGGCGGTGCTGGCGACGGTGGTGGCGCCGTCGCTGCCCAGCGCGGCGGCGACGGGCAGGTCGCGTACGCCCAGCTTGGGCACGTCGGAACGGCCGACGCGCTCCAGCTCCGCGGCGTCGAGGCCGACCGTGGGAAGGCCGGCGACGACGCCGACGGTGGCCGGGACGGCACCCTCGCGGCGGACCGCTTGCTCCACCTCGCGGGCGACCTCCAGGTTGTCCGGATACGGTAGGCCGTGGGCGATCAGGGTCGATTCGAGCGCCACCACCGGGCGCCCGCGCCGCAGGGCTTCCTCCACCTCGGGGGCGACGTGGACGACCCGGTTGGTCGGTTGCATCGCGCGGTTCACCTCCGGCCGCCTCCTTGCCGGGGCGGCGAATTCCGCCCTAGCCTATCATCGCCACGCGGAGGCGGGCCGGCGGTCGGGTGGATCAGGCGGAGGAGCGGGACGACTCGATGGCCAGGACCTCGAAGCGGACGATCTCCCCGCCGGGGAGGCGCGCCTCGGCCACCTCGCCGGGGCGGCGGCCGAGGAGGGCGCGGCCGACGGGCGAGTCGGCGGAGACCAGCTCCTCCACGGGGCCCGTCTCGGAGGCGCCCACGACCCGGAAACGAAGATGTTCGCCGGTGGTGAGGTCGCGGACCTCGACGCGCGAGCCGAGGCCGACCGTCCCCTCGGGGGCGGCGGTCACCACCTCCGCCGCCTGTAGGAAGGCCTCCAGCTCGGCGATGCGGCGCTCGAGGCGGTCGTGTTCGGCCAGGGCCTGCTGGTAGTCCTCGTTGTTGACCAGATCGCCGAGCTGTCGGGCGGCGCGCAGGGCGTCGGCCACCTGTCGGCGGCCGGCGGTCTTCAGGCGGTGCAGCTCCTCCTGGAGCTGCTGCAGACC
Coding sequences:
- a CDS encoding pseudouridine-5'-phosphate glycosidase, with the translated sequence MQPTNRVVHVAPEVEEALRRGRPVVALESTLIAHGLPYPDNLEVAREVEQAVRREGAVPATVGVVAGLPTVGLDAAELERVGRSDVPKLGVRDLPVAAALGSDGATTVASTAWLAAKAGIRLMATGGLGGVHRDARESWDESNDLVTLARTPVTVVAAGVKSILDVAATLERLETLGVAVVGWRTRRFPGFYVRDSGLALDWSVEEEGQVAAIMAAQTELACESALLVANPVPEEEQLDPALHDRVLREALAELERRGIRGKGVTPFLLERFHQATGGESLRVNRRIVLHNARLAARIARAWAERARQRPRP
- a CDS encoding transcription elongation factor GreA, translated to MPRITPEGLQQLQEELHRLKTAGRRQVADALRAARQLGDLVNNEDYQQALAEHDRLERRIAELEAFLQAAEVVTAAPEGTVGLGSRVEVRDLTTGEHLRFRVVGASETGPVEELVSADSPVGRALLGRRPGEVAEARLPGGEIVRFEVLAIESSRSSA